Genomic DNA from Thermus antranikianii DSM 12462:
GCATGGCCCTCTCCTGGGCCATGCGCCTCGAGCTGGCTTTCCCGGGCGTCCTGGATGCGGGAAGGTACTACCAGGCCATGACCCTTCACGGCATGATCATGGTCATCTATCTGCTCACCGCCCTGCTCCTGGGGGGGTTCGGCAACTTCCTCATCCCCCTCATGCTGGGAGCGCGGGACATGGCCTACCCCTTCGTCAACATGCTGTCCTACTGGGTCTACCTGCTTTCCGTCCTGGTGCTACTGGCCTCCTTCTTCGTGCCGGGAGGACCCACCGGGGCAGGCTGGACCCTCTACCCACCCCAGGCCATCACCCGGGGCACCCCCGGGTACGACTGGGGGATCGTCCTCATGCTGGTTTCCCTCCTGCTCTTCATCGTGGCCGCCACCATGGGCGGGCTCAACTACGTGACCACCGTGCTCCAGCTCCGCACCAAGGGGATGACCCTGATGCGGATGCCCTTGGCGGTTTGGGGGATCTTCATCGCCTCCATCATGGCCCTCCTCGCCTTCCCGGCCCTCTTCGTGGGCGGGGTGATGTTGCTTCTGGACCGCACCCTGCACACCAGCTTCTTCATGCCCGCGGTGATGGAGTTCGGCCAACGCCTGCCCTACGAGGGAGGAAGCCCCCTCCTGTGGCAACACCTCTTCTGGTACTTCGGCCATCCTGAGGTCTACATCGTCATCCTCCCCGCCATGGGGCTTATCTCCGAGCTGGTTTCGGTGCACGCCCGCAAGCCCATCTTTGGCTACCGGATGATGGTCCTGTCCCTGGTGGCCATCGCCGCCATCTCCTTCGTGGTCTGGGCCCACCACATGTACACCAGCGGCATGAACCCCTA
This window encodes:
- a CDS encoding cytochrome c oxidase subunit I; its protein translation is MRYNGQVWGAIGMALSWAMRLELAFPGVLDAGRYYQAMTLHGMIMVIYLLTALLLGGFGNFLIPLMLGARDMAYPFVNMLSYWVYLLSVLVLLASFFVPGGPTGAGWTLYPPQAITRGTPGYDWGIVLMLVSLLLFIVAATMGGLNYVTTVLQLRTKGMTLMRMPLAVWGIFIASIMALLAFPALFVGGVMLLLDRTLHTSFFMPAVMEFGQRLPYEGGSPLLWQHLFWYFGHPEVYIVILPAMGLISELVSVHARKPIFGYRMMVLSLVAIAAISFVVWAHHMYTSGMNPYFGFFFATTTLIVAIPSAIKTYNWLLTLWRGKIQLTVPMLFAIAFLNTFVVGGLTGLFLGNVIVDFPLQDTYFVVAHFHMVMGVAAIVAIFGGIYHWYPKATGRMLNETLGRIHFWATFVGTYLIFFPMHFLGLLGVPRRYNTFEGLSFLPPSVRPLNEFITVVALLVGLAQLLFGFNLVYSYFRGKKAPDNPWRATTLEWQAPTPPPHGNWGHEPPPVVYRWAYEYSPPGAKEDFVPQNAPPVVAGGSGGEDHAQGGGKA